One part of the Odontesthes bonariensis isolate fOdoBon6 chromosome 15, fOdoBon6.hap1, whole genome shotgun sequence genome encodes these proteins:
- the klhl26 gene encoding kelch-like protein 26 isoform X2, with translation MAESDGGDFASKNSQSRAMFTGGMRESNQDSIELKGLSARGLKHIIDFAYSSEVTLDLDCIQDVLGAAVFLQMVPVIELCEEFLKSAMSVETCLHIGQMATTFSLSSLKESVDAFTFRHFLQIAGEEDFLHIPMERLIFFLQSNKLKNCNEIDLFHAAIRWLQYDESRRAQASSVLCHVRFPLMRSSELVDSVQTVDIMVEDVLCRQYLLEAFNYQILPFRQHEMQSARTLIRSDVLSLITFGGTPYTDNDRTVSSKVFYLPDAASRQFKELTEMEMGCSHACVAVLDNFVYVVGGQHLQYRSGEGAVDSCFRYDPHLNQWLRIQSMHEARIQFQLNVLQGQLYATGGRNRSGSLSSVECYCPKKNEWSSVEQLKRRIWGHAGTHCGDKLYISGGYGVSVDDKKTLHCYDPVSDQWDFKAPMNEPRVLHAMINTRDRVYALGGRMDHVDRCFDVLAVEYYSPENDQWTTVSPMRAGQSEAGCCLLDGKIYIVGGYNWHLNNVTSIVQVYNTGTDEWERDLHFPESFAGIACTLIILPQNTTQR, from the exons ATGGCGGAGTCGGATGGTGGCGATTTTGCCTCGAAAAATTCTCAGAGCAG AGCTATGTTTACTGGAGGCATGAGGGAGTCGAACCAAGATAGCATTGAGCTGAAGGGTTTGTCTGCCCGAGGGCTGAAACACATCATCGACTTTGCCTACAGTTCAGAAGTCACTTTAGACCTGGACTGTATTCAAGATGTCCTCGGGGCTGCTGTGTTTCTCCAGATGGTTCCTGTCATTGAGCTCTGTGAGGAGTTCCTTAAGTCGGCGATGAGCGTGGAGACCTGCCTTCACATCGGGCAGATGGCGACCACTTTCAGCTTGTCTTCCCTTAAAGAGTCAGTGGATGCCTTCACCTTTCGTCACTTCCTCCAGATTGCAGGGGAGGAGGACTTTCTGCACATTCCCATGGAGCGCCTCATCTTCTTCCTTCAGAGCAACAAACTGAAGAACTGTAATGAGATCGACCTCTTCCACGCCGCCATCAGGTGGCTCCAATATGATGAGTCCCGCCGGGCTCAAGCCAGCAGTGTCCTCTGCCATGTGCGCTTCCCGCTCATGCGCTCCTCAGAGTTGGTGGACAGTGTTCAGACGGTGGACATCATGGTGGAGGACGTGCTGTGCCGCCAGTATCTCCTTGAGGCCTTCAATTACCAGATCCTTCCCTTCCGACAGCATGAAATGCAGTCCGCGCGGACTCTCATTCGCTCTGACGTTCTGTCACTCATCACCTTTGGCGGGACTCCGTACACTGACAATGACCGCACAGTGAGCTCAAAGGTATTTTATCTCCCTGACGCTGCCTCCCGCCAGTTCAAAGAGCTGACTGAGATGGAGATGGGGTGCAGCCACGCTTGTGTCGCCGTACTCGATAACTTTGTGTATGTTGTCGGTGGACAGCACTTGCAGTACCGCAGTGGGGAGGGGGCGGTTGACAGCTGTTTCCGCTACGATCCACATCTGAACCAGTGGCTGCGCATTCAGTCCATGCACGAGGCCCGAATCCAGTTTCAGCTCAACGTGCTTCAGGGACAGCTTTACGCCACGGGCGGCCGAAATCGATCTGGCAGTCTGTCTTCTGTCGAGTGCTACTGCCCAAAGAAGAATGAGTGGTCTTCGGTAGAACAATTGAAACGCAGGATTTGGGGACATGCTGGCACTCACTGTGGAGACAAGCTGTACATCTCAGGGGGTTACGGTGTCTCAGTCGACGACAAGAAAACGCTCCACTGCTACGACCCGGTATCAGACCAGTGGGACTTCAAAGCCCCCATGAATGAACCCAGGGTGCTTCATGCCATGATCAATACCCGTGATCGTGTTTATGCGCTGGGTGGTCGTATGGACCATGTGGACCGTTGTTTTGACGTGCTGGCAGTCGAGTATTACAGTCCAGAGAACGACCAGTGGACCACCGTCAGTCCTATGAGAGCAGGGCAGTCCGAGGCGGGCTGCTGCCTGCTGGACGGGAAAATCTACATCGTAGGAGGTTACAACTGGCACCTGAATAATGTCACCAGCATCGTTCAGGTGTACAACACAGGGACGGATGAGTGGGAAAGGGATTTGCACTTCCCAGAATCCTTTGCAGGCATCGCTTGCACACTGATTATACTTCCACAAAACACCACACAACGCTAA
- the klhl26 gene encoding kelch-like protein 26 isoform X1: MAESDGGDFASKNSQSSMANKNSTLRCTFSAPSHSATLLQGLSVLRAQGQLLDVVLAVNEERFQVHKAVLAACSDYFRAMFTGGMRESNQDSIELKGLSARGLKHIIDFAYSSEVTLDLDCIQDVLGAAVFLQMVPVIELCEEFLKSAMSVETCLHIGQMATTFSLSSLKESVDAFTFRHFLQIAGEEDFLHIPMERLIFFLQSNKLKNCNEIDLFHAAIRWLQYDESRRAQASSVLCHVRFPLMRSSELVDSVQTVDIMVEDVLCRQYLLEAFNYQILPFRQHEMQSARTLIRSDVLSLITFGGTPYTDNDRTVSSKVFYLPDAASRQFKELTEMEMGCSHACVAVLDNFVYVVGGQHLQYRSGEGAVDSCFRYDPHLNQWLRIQSMHEARIQFQLNVLQGQLYATGGRNRSGSLSSVECYCPKKNEWSSVEQLKRRIWGHAGTHCGDKLYISGGYGVSVDDKKTLHCYDPVSDQWDFKAPMNEPRVLHAMINTRDRVYALGGRMDHVDRCFDVLAVEYYSPENDQWTTVSPMRAGQSEAGCCLLDGKIYIVGGYNWHLNNVTSIVQVYNTGTDEWERDLHFPESFAGIACTLIILPQNTTQR; this comes from the exons ATGGCGGAGTCGGATGGTGGCGATTTTGCCTCGAAAAATTCTCAGAGCAG TATGGCTAACAAGAACAGCACCCTGCGCTGTACTTTCTCAGCCCCGAGCCACAGTGCCACGCTCCTCCAGGGCTTGTCGGTTTTGCGGGCTCAGGGTCAACTGCTTGACGTTGTGCTGGCCGTCAATGAGGAGCGCTTTCAGGTCCATAAAGCAGTGCTGGCCGCCTGTAGTGATTATTTCAG AGCTATGTTTACTGGAGGCATGAGGGAGTCGAACCAAGATAGCATTGAGCTGAAGGGTTTGTCTGCCCGAGGGCTGAAACACATCATCGACTTTGCCTACAGTTCAGAAGTCACTTTAGACCTGGACTGTATTCAAGATGTCCTCGGGGCTGCTGTGTTTCTCCAGATGGTTCCTGTCATTGAGCTCTGTGAGGAGTTCCTTAAGTCGGCGATGAGCGTGGAGACCTGCCTTCACATCGGGCAGATGGCGACCACTTTCAGCTTGTCTTCCCTTAAAGAGTCAGTGGATGCCTTCACCTTTCGTCACTTCCTCCAGATTGCAGGGGAGGAGGACTTTCTGCACATTCCCATGGAGCGCCTCATCTTCTTCCTTCAGAGCAACAAACTGAAGAACTGTAATGAGATCGACCTCTTCCACGCCGCCATCAGGTGGCTCCAATATGATGAGTCCCGCCGGGCTCAAGCCAGCAGTGTCCTCTGCCATGTGCGCTTCCCGCTCATGCGCTCCTCAGAGTTGGTGGACAGTGTTCAGACGGTGGACATCATGGTGGAGGACGTGCTGTGCCGCCAGTATCTCCTTGAGGCCTTCAATTACCAGATCCTTCCCTTCCGACAGCATGAAATGCAGTCCGCGCGGACTCTCATTCGCTCTGACGTTCTGTCACTCATCACCTTTGGCGGGACTCCGTACACTGACAATGACCGCACAGTGAGCTCAAAGGTATTTTATCTCCCTGACGCTGCCTCCCGCCAGTTCAAAGAGCTGACTGAGATGGAGATGGGGTGCAGCCACGCTTGTGTCGCCGTACTCGATAACTTTGTGTATGTTGTCGGTGGACAGCACTTGCAGTACCGCAGTGGGGAGGGGGCGGTTGACAGCTGTTTCCGCTACGATCCACATCTGAACCAGTGGCTGCGCATTCAGTCCATGCACGAGGCCCGAATCCAGTTTCAGCTCAACGTGCTTCAGGGACAGCTTTACGCCACGGGCGGCCGAAATCGATCTGGCAGTCTGTCTTCTGTCGAGTGCTACTGCCCAAAGAAGAATGAGTGGTCTTCGGTAGAACAATTGAAACGCAGGATTTGGGGACATGCTGGCACTCACTGTGGAGACAAGCTGTACATCTCAGGGGGTTACGGTGTCTCAGTCGACGACAAGAAAACGCTCCACTGCTACGACCCGGTATCAGACCAGTGGGACTTCAAAGCCCCCATGAATGAACCCAGGGTGCTTCATGCCATGATCAATACCCGTGATCGTGTTTATGCGCTGGGTGGTCGTATGGACCATGTGGACCGTTGTTTTGACGTGCTGGCAGTCGAGTATTACAGTCCAGAGAACGACCAGTGGACCACCGTCAGTCCTATGAGAGCAGGGCAGTCCGAGGCGGGCTGCTGCCTGCTGGACGGGAAAATCTACATCGTAGGAGGTTACAACTGGCACCTGAATAATGTCACCAGCATCGTTCAGGTGTACAACACAGGGACGGATGAGTGGGAAAGGGATTTGCACTTCCCAGAATCCTTTGCAGGCATCGCTTGCACACTGATTATACTTCCACAAAACACCACACAACGCTAA